The following are encoded together in the Coffea arabica cultivar ET-39 chromosome 1c, Coffea Arabica ET-39 HiFi, whole genome shotgun sequence genome:
- the LOC113701072 gene encoding disease resistance protein RGA2-like translates to MSDALISSTIQVTLERALSLASDRIGLLVGFKKDVASMTLSLGFIKDVLVDAEGRQNQSSGVQRWLRCLDEVAYDAQNVLDELHYESLRHQVESRNRHKLKVCCFFSFCNINLAFRWRMASKVRDIKFKLNEINQEANRLGLVSRLVMTAALPAAVGDTRSRQTDSVVAPMIGRTDDESKIVKMLLSPSEKVVSCLPITGMGGLGKTTLAKSIYNNKQIDAHFNKKIWVCVSKKVPIEELFKLILVHLTKEKVEVDVRDVIVEKIQNQLGGKRYLLVLDDVWDDNQALWDDFFTTLKGLNPTNGSWCLVTTRLGPVAHSVSRVLRMMENEPYPLGKLPDDHCWSIVKEKVVGGEEELDELKAIKKRVIKRCDGLPLAASVIGGLLSLKRKEEWQSILENRLLSWSAGGDHVKEILEFSFDNLPSPYIKKCFAYCSIFPKDIEMKGDMLIELWMAEGFLQVDINSQMMMEEIGMNYLRILLQSSLFEERIYQSITYYVMHDLVHDLAGSMSKSTKVINNGDTHIVDSGNQIRYLAIDSSGGREDREKLLESLSTSIHTLFIVNGDLSGDMLMKLKNLYVLSLSRATTQELPVSIGKLIHLRYFNIEFSAISILPNCICKLYKLQTLTLTKAVKDLPKGMCNLISLRHLYYYNDDEEFQMPLGMGRLTCLQTLEFFKVGLEKGRRIGVLGSLKNLKGKLSIHNLHLVNDKEGAEEANLSEKANLFSFRLVWAWPWYREDDNHNDKDVLDGLRPHPNLKELVIENFMGEQFPRWLMELPTATTLPKSATTLPKLARLKFKCCNRCRELHPLQNFTSLKELVIKICYGLTNLPGVMLHSCTSLQKLRVIGCNNLISFPLDLQQTPSLLKLELFKCPKLKTSMTPKGFGFLTGLRQLTIGPFSDDDDDHENSSLYNEFDWSGLISSSSSSSSAPCQLRLYGLPHMESLPHQIQYLTTLTTLTLDGFGGIKALPDWFGNLAALEDLYLRNFKELRQLPSEDAMRSLTKLKRLWVLHSPLLKERCTPESSGPDSQWSKVSHIQDLDIIHF, encoded by the coding sequence atgtccGACGCTCTTATCAGCTCCACAATTCAGGTCACCTTGGAAAGGGCACTGTCTCTTGCCTCTGATAGGATTGGTTTGCTAGTTGGGTTCAAGAAGGATGTGGCCAGCATGACACTATCTCTTGGTTTTATCAAAGATGTCCTGGTTGATGCTGAGGGAAGGCAAAACCAAAGCAGCGGAGTGCAACGATGGTTGAGATGTCTGGACGAGGTGGCTTATGATGCTCAGAATGTGTTGGATGAGCTCCACTATGAATCTCTTCGTCACCAAGTGGAGTCCCGAAACCGGCACAAGCTAAAGGTATGCTGCTTCTTCTCCTTCTGTAACATTAATCTTGCTTTTCGTTGGAGAATGGCTTCTAAGGTCAGGGACATCAAATTTAAGTTGAATGAGATAAATCAAGAAGCCAACAGATTGGGGCTGGTCAGTAGGTTAGTGATGACAGCTGCCCTCCCTGCTGCTGTTGGAGACACAAGAAGTCGGCAGACCGACTCTGTTGTTGCTCCAATGATTGGAAGAACTGATGATGAATCAAAGATAGTGAAGATGCTGTTGAGCCCGTCTGAGAAGGTTGTTTCTTGTCTTCCCATAACTGGTATGGGTGGTCTAGGCAAAACAACTTTGGCTAAATCGATATACAACAACAAGCAAATTGATGCACACTTTAACAAAAAGATTTGGGTTTGTGTATCGAAAAAAGTTCCAATAGAGGAGCTTTTCAAACTCATATTAGTGCATTTGACGAAAGAAAAGGTTGAAGTGGATGTTAGAGACGTCATCGTTGAAAAAATTCAGAATCAACTTGGGGGAAAAAGATATCTCCTAGTCCTTGATGATGTGTGGGATGATAATCAGGCATTGTGGGATGACTTTTTCACCACCTTGAAGGGGCTCAATCCAACCAATGGAAGCTGGTGTCTGGTCACTACTCGTCTAGGTCCAGTGGCACACAGTGTGTCTAGAGTTTTGAGGATGATGGAAAATGAACCCTATCCATTAGGAAAACTACCTGATGATCATTGTTGGTCTATCgtaaaagaaaaagtagttgGAGGGGAAGAAGAACTTGATGAACTAAAAGCAATTAAAAAGAGAGTAATCAAAAGATGTGATGGTCTACCATTGGCTGCAAGTGTAATCGGAGGCCTATTATCTTTAAAGAGAAAAGAGGAGTGgcaatcaattttggagaaTAGGCTTTTGAGTTGGAGTGCAGGTGGAGATCATGTGAAGGAAATACTTGAGTTTAGTTTTGATAATTTGCCATCTCCATACATTAAGAAATGTTTTGCATATTGTTCTATATTTCCTAAGGATATTGAGATGAAAGGAGATATGCTAATCGAACTTTGGATGGCAGAAGGTTTCCTCCAAGTAGACATCAATAGCCAAATGATGATGGAGGAAATTGGAATGAATTATCTGAGAATTTTATTGCAGAGTTCATTGTTTGAAGAAAGAATTTATCAGTCGATAACATATTATGTGATGCATGATTTGGTGCACGACCTTGCAGGGTCAATGTCAAAGTCTACCAAAGTCATTAATAATGGAGATACACATATCGTAGACAGTGGTAATCAGATTCGTTACCTTGCAATAGACTCATCTGGTGGCAGAGAAGACAGAGAAAAACTTCTGGAGAGTCTATCAACTTCAATTCATACATTGTTCATCGTAAATGGTGACTTATCTGGCGATATGTTAATGAAGTTGAAGAACTTGTATGTCTTGAGTTTGTCTCGTGCAACAACTCAAGAGCTACCAGTCTCAATTGGCAAATTGATACATTTgcggtattttaacattgagtTTTCTGCAATTAGTATTTTGCCAAACTGTATTTGCAAGCTTTATAAGTTGCAGACATTGACCCTAACCAAAGCTGTTAAAGATCTTCCGAAGGGGATGTGCAATTTGATTAGCTTGAGACATCTCTATTATTATAATGATGATGAAGAATTTCAAATGCCGCTAGGGATGGGACGACTGACTTGCCTCCAGACACTAGAGTTCTTTAAAGTGGGCCTAGAGAAGGGTCGACGAATTGGAGTGCTTGGAAGCTTGAAGAACCTCAAAGGCAAATTAAGTATACACAATCTTCATCTAGTAAATGATAAGGAAGGAGCTGAAGAAGCAAATCTATCTGAAAAGGCAAATCTATTTAGTTTCCGACTTGTGTGGGCCTGGCCTTGGTATCGAGAAGACGACAACCACAATGACAAAGATGTGTTGGACGGCCTTCGACCCCACCCAAATTTGAAGGAGTTGgtaattgagaattttatggGTGAGCAATTTCCCCGATGGTTAATGGAATTGCCAACAGCAACAACACTccccaaatcagcaacaacactCCCCAAGTTAGCGCGTTTGAAATTTAAATGCTGCAACAGATGCAGAGAACTCCATCCCCTGCAAAACTTTACATCTCTTAAAGAGCTAGTGATTAAAATTTGCTATGGGTTGACAAATCTGCCAGGTGTTATGCTACACTCTTGTACTTCTCTCCAGAAGCTTCGGGTGATTGGTTGCAACAATCTTATCTCCTTTCCGCTTGATTTGCAACAAACACCTTCTCTCTTGAAGCTGGAATTATTCAAGTGTCCCAAACTGAAAACAAGCATGACGCCCAAAGGATTTGGTTTCCTAACCGGATTAAGGCAGCTTACAATTGGTCCCTTCtcagatgatgatgatgatcatgAAAATTCTTCACTTTATAATGAATTTGATTGGTCTGGATTGatatcctcctcctcctcttcatcATCCGCACCCTGTCAACTAAGATTATATGGGTTGCCACACATGGAGTCCCTGCCACATCAGATCCAATACTTGACGACTCTCACAACACTAACGCTAGATGGCTTTGGAGGTATAAAAGCTCTGCCAGATTGGTTTGGAAACTTGGCGGCTCTTGAAGACCTGTATTTACGGAATTTCAAAGAGCTTCGACAATTACCCTCTGAGGATGCCATGAGAAGTCTCACCAAACTAAAACGTTTGTGGGTTTTACATTCTCCTCTGCTAAAAGAAAGATGCACTCCTGAGAGCAGCGGCCCCGACTCCCAGTGGTCCAAAGTTTCTCACATTCAAGACCTAGACATAATCCATTTTTAA
- the LOC113736424 gene encoding putative disease resistance protein RGA3, translating into MGQKIRDLNKKLNIINEEANSFGLKSQLGGSGTKATLLPDISRTVMVNRETDSVVFPNIVGREHDKFKIVQKISSETSNVIYVLPITGMGGLGKTTLAQSIFNDQQIERHFDLKIWVCVSEDFEVTRIFRLILESLTRRKVDVASRDVIVQEIRKEIEGKRYLLVLDDLWNEIPLLWTDFYRSLTGISTTRGNWCLVTTRQLQVATVVATYPPYSLGKLSDDDCWTIIKDKMIGSGEVPEELQVQEKEITKWCQGLPLAAIVIGGMLRMTRKEEWLSIVKNGLLKSTGDDYSVMQILKLSFDHLPSVSIKKCFAYCSMFCKDFKIERRKLIQLWMAEGFLQSNLENEVMEEIGDKYFRVLVDSSLLHEEISSDKRTFGRMHDLVHDLAQSISRCESIVLNSSGEITPKIFEVISSSLRSLFPRSPISEDLVPKLKNLRVLDLSSANTVELPTSIGKLIHLRYLEFPYTQIKTLPESLCKLYNLQTLKFNCISPMDLPEQMSKLISLRHLCYYNNDRKVQMPLGMGRLTCLQTLDFFNVGEEKGRQIEELGCLRDLKGLLRIRNLELVEGKEAAERAKLFEKQKLSSLSLEWGGRWEVDGADINVLDGLQPHPNLQVFEVENFMSNRFPLWLMNLSTSLDKLVCLRLINCRRCTELPALGQLPFLQSLAMIGLEKATVIGHSFYGLCNPSGSRSSRSSSQLSRKVFPHLKCLYLYNMNNLVEWMEAEATEGEVLDVFPMLETLKIQNCYKLNRAPNYFPCLRQLVIENYRDGLYYQLKTPNKSHALVLKDILSKATTLSTLRIGGQAGLTCVSDVLAVHNHQNLKYLSIESCPHLLHLGDLHKLHSLEHLSVVRCPNLNTIDLVVPNDRQHLTSLRSLTIGQCNRLRSLPSEMLELNTSLRELRLYECHNLVWFPVDLQQMPSLSVYFNGELWI; encoded by the exons ATGGGTCAAAAGATAAGGGATTTGAACAAGAAGTTGAACATTATTAATGAAGAAGCGAATAGCTTTGGACTCAAGTCCCAATTGGGGGGTAGTGGTACAAAAGCTACTCTGCTTCCCGACATTAGTAGAACTGTGATGGTCAATCGTGAGACTGACTCCGTTGTTTTTCCTAATATTGTGGGTAGAGAGCATGATAAGTTCAAAATAGTACAGAAGATTTCGAGTGAGACCAGCAATGTTATTTATGTTTTGCCCATAACTGGAATGGGTGGTTTGGGAAAAACAACTCTGGCTCAGTCAATTTTCAACGACCAGCAAATCGAGAGGCATTTCGATTTAAAGATTTGGGTTTGTGTATCTGAAGATTTTGAGGTCACTAGGATATTCAGACTAATCTTGGAATCGTTGACAAGACGCAAAGTTGATGTAGCTAGCAGAGACGTTATTGTCCAAGAGATTCGAAAAGAAATCGAGGGCAAACGATATCTTCTTGTATTGGATGATCTTTGGAATGAAATTCCTTTACTCTGGACGGATTTTTATCGTTCTTTGACTGGAATAAGCACGACCAGAGGAAACTGGTGTCTTGTGACTACTCGTCAGCTACAAGTGGCAACCGTTGTGGCTACATATCCTCCCTATTCATTAGGGAAGCTATCTGATGATGATTGCTGGACTATAATAAAAGACAAAATGATAGGAAGTGGGGAAGTACCAGAAGAATTGCAAGTACAAGAAAAGGAAATCACAAAATGGTGCCAAGGTCTACCACTTGCTGCAATTGTTATTGGAGGTATGTTGCGTATGACAAGGAAGGAGGAGTGGCTCTCAATCGTGAAGAATGGGCTTTTGAAGTCTACTGGAGATGACTATAGTGTCATGCAAATACTCAAGCTGAGCTTTGATCATTTGCCATCTGTATCCATTAAAAAATGCTTTGCATACTGCTCGATGTTTTGCAAGGATTTCAAGATAGAAAGGAGGAAGTTAATCCAACTTTGGATGGCAGAGGGATTTCTTCAATCAAATCTTGAAAATGAAGTAATGGAGGAAATAGGTGATAAGTATTTCAGAGTTTTGGTGGACAGTTCCTTGTTGCATGAAGAAATTAGCAGTGATAAGCGGACATTTGGTCGAATGCATGATCTCGTACATGACCTTGCACAATCTATTTCGAGATGTGAAAGCATTGTTTTAAACTCATCTggagaaattacaccaaaaatctTTGAAGTCATATCTAGTTCACTTCGTTCATTATTTCCAAGGAGTCCTATATCGGAGGACCTAGTACCAAAGTTGAAGAACTTGCGTGTTCTAGACTTGTCTTCAGCAAATACTGTGGAGTTGCCAACATCAATTGGTAAACTAATCCATCTGCGCTATCTTGAGTTTCCATACACTCAAATAAAAACTTTGCCAGAATCTCTTTGCAAGCTTTATAATTTGCAGACTCTGAAGTTCAATTGCATTTCTCCAATGGACCTTCCAGAGCAGATGAGCAAGTTGATTAGCTTGAGACATCTATGCTATTACAATAATGATAGAAAAGTGCAGATGCCGCTAGGGATGGGGAGATTAACTTGTCTTCAAACGCTGGACTTCTTCAATGTTGGTGAAGAGAAAGGACGCCAAATTGAAGAGCTTGGATGCTTAAGAGACCTGAAAGGTTTGCTGAGGATCCGCAATCTTGAACTAGTAGAAGGCAAAGAAGCAGCTGAAAGGGCAAAATTGTTCGAAAAGCAGAAATTGTCTTCGCTATCACTTGAATGGGGTGGTAGATGGGAAGTTGACGGTGCTGATATAAATGTGTTGGATGGCCTCCAACCTCACCCCAATCTGCAAGTATTCGAAGTTGAAAATTTCATGAGTAATCGATTTCCACTGTGGTTGATGAATCTGTCAACAAGTCTCGACAAATTGGTATGTCTACGGCTAATAAACTGCAGAAGATGCACAGAGCTTCCTGCACTTGGACAACTGCCATTTCTCCAGTCTCTGGCCATGATTGGACTGGAAAAGGCAACAGTCATTGGGCATTCATTCTATGGCTTATGCAATCCAAGTGGATCCAGAAGCTCTCGTAGTTCTAGTCAATTGTCTAGAAAGGTGTTTCCACATCTTAAATGTCTCTACCTCTACAATATGAACAATCTCGTTGAGTGGATGGAGGCAGAAGCAACAGAAGGTGAAGTATTAGATGTGTTCCCCATGCTGGAGACATTGAAGATACAGAATTGCTATAAACTAAACAGAGCTCCAAATTATTTCCCATGCCTTAGACAATTGGTAATTGAAAATTATCGTGATGGTTTGTATTATCAGTTGAAAACACCGAATAAAAGCCATGCTTTGGTGTTAAAAGATATTTTGAGCAAAGCGACCACTCTCTCAACACTCAGAATAGGAGGCCAGGCAGGACTCACATGCGTTTCTGATGTGTTAGCAGTTCACAACCACCAAAATTTAAAATACCTGTCAATAGAGAGCTGTCCTCATTTACTGCATCTAGGTGACTTGCATAAGTTGCATTCTTTGGAACACTTGTCAGTAGTAAGGTGTCCTAATCTCAACACTATCGATCTTGTAGTTCCGAATGACCGGCAACATCTCACATCTCTTCGAAGTTTGACAATTGGTCAATGCAATCGCTTGAGAAGTCTTCCAAGTGAAATGCTAGAGCTCAATACATCTCTCCGGGAACTCAGACTGTACGAATGCCACAATCTTGTGTGGTTTCCAGTTGATTTGCAGCAGATGCCTTCTCTTTCAGT ATACTTCAATGGAGAACtatggatatga